In a single window of the Antedon mediterranea chromosome 1, ecAntMedi1.1, whole genome shotgun sequence genome:
- the LOC140039468 gene encoding large ribosomal subunit protein uL5 isoform X1: MADKTNEKVNVMRELRIRKLCLNICVGESGDRLTRAAKVLEQLTGQTPVFSKARYTVRSFGIRRNEKIAVHCTVRGAKAEEILEKGLKVREYELRKGNFSQTGNFGFGIQEHIDLGIKYDPGIGIYGMDFYVVLGRPGFNVRHRKKKRGRVGPKHNVSKEEAMKWFQQKYDGILLPGK; encoded by the exons GACAAAACGAATGAGAAAGTCAATGTCATGCGCGAACTGCGCATTCGTAAATTATGCCTCAATATTTGTGTAGGTGAAAGTGGTGACAGGCTGACCAGAGCTGCTAAGGTGCTTGAACAACTTACTGGACAAACACCTGTATTTTCCAAAG CTCGCTACACTGTCAGATCTTTCGGTATCCGTAGAAATGAAAAGATCGCGGTACACTGTACTGTTCGTGGAGCTAAGGCAGAAGAAATCTTGGAAAAAGGTCTAAAG GTTCGTGAATATGAATTGAGGAAAGGCAACTTCTCTCAGACCGGCAACTTCGGTTTCGGTATTCAAGAACACATCGATTTGGGAATCAAATACGATCCTGGCATCGGTATCTACGGTATGGACTTCTACGTCGTGCTTGGACGACCAGGGTTCAACGTAAGACATCGTAAAAAGAAGAGAGGTCGTGTTGGACCAAAACATAATGTATCCAAAGAGGAAGCTATGAAGTGGTTCCAACAAAAG TATGATGGTATTCTGCTTCCAGGCAAATAA
- the LOC140039468 gene encoding large ribosomal subunit protein uL5 isoform X2 — MADKTNEKVNVMRELRIRKLCLNICVGESGDRLTRAAKVLEQLTGQTPVFSKARYTVRSFGIRRNEKIAVHCTVRGAKAEEILEKGLKVREYELRKGNFSQTGNFGFGIQEHIDLGIKYDPGIGIYGMDFYVVLGRPGFNVRHRKKKRGRVGPKHNVSKEEAMKWFQQKYDGILLPGK, encoded by the exons ATGGCG GACAAAACGAATGAGAAAGTCAATGTCATGCGCGAACTGCGCATTCGTAAATTATGCCTCAATATTTGTGTAGGTGAAAGTGGTGACAGGCTGACCAGAGCTGCTAAGGTGCTTGAACAACTTACTGGACAAACACCTGTATTTTCCAAAG CTCGCTACACTGTCAGATCTTTCGGTATCCGTAGAAATGAAAAGATCGCGGTACACTGTACTGTTCGTGGAGCTAAGGCAGAAGAAATCTTGGAAAAAGGTCTAAAG GTTCGTGAATATGAATTGAGGAAAGGCAACTTCTCTCAGACCGGCAACTTCGGTTTCGGTATTCAAGAACACATCGATTTGGGAATCAAATACGATCCTGGCATCGGTATCTACGGTATGGACTTCTACGTCGTGCTTGGACGACCAGGGTTCAACGTAAGACATCGTAAAAAGAAGAGAGGTCGTGTTGGACCAAAACATAATGTATCCAAAGAGGAAGCTATGAAGTGGTTCCAACAAAAG TATGATGGTATTCTGCTTCCAGGCAAATAA
- the LOC140062351 gene encoding dynein regulatory complex protein 1-like, with translation MNVNDEEEDQGPSVDSNDQEERIAARRIRIKKRIEAAKRQALGEDPNAKKKEDKEEQSKSRKQIEESRQRLTKLKSDGNELVSNVRVAADSRETQRRNDEEENIRQRLERLEAEAKAAIEKFDEITKKWENANGKDIPQELHEVLISQRALCDAMIDEKNKLINDFQVELKSKDDQYVKDLKKQAEDTDIMIERMEEQIKNLTRAYRDEIIQIEKSFDTERFELMENHKKKWDQGMQGRRDQEVEYMKQREKRVEDYEQQIQHLRIQDAEEYNMVKIKLETDVQVLEQQLQQMKATYQLNQEKLEYNFQVLKKRDEENTITKSQQKRKITRLQDVLNNLKMKLAKQEKSYREENQALADDYKRITEQFKELQKKSKHFQATDTRKFHDIWLMNEDLVKEQADKVLEQDRIIMGQQLGLPWKPPVDMWFMENVGPLSSTKEKQKSVSAQQVLMEVMSTEGSEKEGGSEINSEHSQVQTTDEGEMDDGAEEHESKSSKLSVKTIKRVLELICDESGFLVEAKLNKLLLPLERDERSLMKLDAIFAALNIETEEDIHSLVQYFLTTRQVGQDPESEYLHPLDGVGTPAGEIPPSEDQQSELDQSFTKHVSIASERRVPTNGDDASQEVTNQEKGDEDDDAMTSSHKQDDAASTRSHRSTVSDLIHPNDVIQALRAFVEDHRQPAKDKLRQQTFNVISAEERDDSRDAEYWASFPTVLLGQKEKVWTALLDGLQRYSDVLTERSKLLTETEYYQQQNAELRMLLHQYINSRVNKELEIPPTRVLNLDLQ, from the exons ATGAATGTAAATGATGAAGAAGAAGATCAAGGCCCCTCGGTCGATTCTAATGATCAAGAAGAGCGTATTGCAGCAAGaagaataagaataaagaaGAGAATTGAAGCTGCAAAACG acaAGCGCTGGGAGAAGATCCAAATGCTAAAAAGAAGGAAGACAAAGAGGAGCAAAGTAAAAGTAGGAAACAGATAGAAGAAAGCAGACAg CGATTAACAAAGTTGAAGTCAGATGGGAATGAACTTGTAAGCAATGTTAGAGTGGCTGCTGACTCAAGGGAAACTCAACGCAGAAATGATGAGGAAGAAAACATACGCCAAAG GCTTGAAAGACTTGAGGCAGAAGCGAAGGCAGCTATTGAAAAGTTTGATGAAATTACAAAGAAATGGGAAAATGCAAATGGCAAAGACATTCCACAAGAGTTACATGAAGTGCTGATCTCACAGAGGGCGCTGTGTGATGCAATGATAGACGAGAAAAACAAACTTATCAATGATTTCCAAGtg GAATTAAAATCAAAAGATGACCAGTATGTAAAAGATCTTAAGAAGCAAGCAGAAGACACGGACATAATGATTGAGAGAATGGAGGAACAAATCAAGAACTTAACAAGAGCTTATCGGGATGAAATTATACAAATTGAG AAATCATTTGATACGGAAAGATTTGAGCTGATGGAGAACCACAAGAAAAAGTGGGATCAAGGGATGCAGGGAAGACGAGACCAAGAAGTAGAATATATGAAACAGAGGGAAAAACGAGTGGAAGATTACGAACAACAAATCCAACATTTAAGAATACAAGATGCTGAAGAGTATAACATGGTGAAGATAAAGCTGGAAACAGATGTACAG GTTTTGGAGCAACAACTTCAACAAATGAAAGCTACTTACCAATTAAATCAGGAAAAACTTGAGTATAACTTCCAGGTTCTAAAAAAGCGCGATGAGGAAAATACAATCACTAAATCACAACAAAAAAGGAAGATCACCAG attGCAAGACGTTTTGAACAATTTGAAAATGAAACTTGCAAAACAAGAGAAATCATACCGAGAAGAAAATCAAGCTCTTGCTGATGACTATAAAAGAATCACAGAACAATTTAAAGAACTACAGAAAAAGTCAaa acacTTCCAAGCAACTGATACTCGTAAATTCCACGATATTTGGTTAATGAATGAAGATCTTGTAAAAGAACAGGCCGATAAGGTTCTAGAACAAGATCGCATTATAATGGGACAGCAACTTGGACTGCCTTGGAAACCGCCAGTTGATAT GTGGTTTATGGAGAATGTGGGTCCACTATCATCAACAAAAGAAAAGCAGAAGTCTGTGTCTGCCCAACAAGTCCTCATGGAAGTAATGTCAACAGAAGGCAGTGAAAAAGAAGGAGGGAGTGAGATCAATTCTGAGCACAGCCAAGTGCAGACAACAGATGAAGGAGAGATGGATGATGGTGCTGAGGAGCATGAGAGTAAAAGTTCTAAATTGTCAGTTAAAACAATTAAGCGGGTTTTGGAACTTATTTGTGATGAATCT GGTTTTCTAGTTGAAGCTAAGCTTAACAAGTTATTGCTACCTCTTGAAAGAGATGAAAGGTCGCTGATGAAACTTGATGCCATATTTGCT GCCTTGAATATCGAGACAGAAGAAGATATCCACAGCCTTGTACAGTACTTCCTCACAACCAGACAAGTAGGGCAGGATCCAGAATCAGAATACCTGCATCCGTTAGATGGCGTTGGTACTCCAGCTGGTGAGATACCGCCATCAGAAGATCAACAATCTGAACTGGATCAGTCTTTTACTAAGCATGTGTCAATCGCGTCTGAGAGAAGAGTTCCGACCAATGGCGACGATGCTAGCCAGGAAGTAACCAATCAGGAAAAG ggagACGAGGATGATGATGCTATGACTTCCAGCCACAAACAGGATGATGCAGCATCGACACGGTCACACCGATCAACTGTCAGTGACCTTATCCACCCGAATGATGTGATCCAAGCATTGAGAGCTTTCGTTGAAGATCATAGACAGCCAGCAAA GGACAAACTAAGACAACAAACATTCAACGTGATTTCAGCAGAGGAAAGAGACGACAGTAGAGATGCTGAGTACTGGGCTAGTTTCCCTACTGTACTCTTAGGACAGAAAGAGAAAGTCTGGACAGCGTTGTTAGACGGATTGCAACGATACAG TGATGTTTTGACAGAGAGATCTAAGCTATTAACCGAGACCGAGTATTACCAACAACAAAATGCCGAATTACGAATGTTGCTTCACCAATATATAAACTCGCGGGTTAATAAAGAGCTCGAAATACCACCGACAAGAGTTCTCAATCTAGATCTCCAATAA
- the LOC140039553 gene encoding ly6/PLAUR domain-containing protein 6-like — protein MLNRCLCVILLGLLTLLMSSAAPSKDMTLLSYDDSTPFPNALKCFTCDNKSSNHECNSKAYDMFCPRGTKFCHSSHHVDEATGSVTITKKCDIGGECSPNSVGCVDTGIPGVKRCVSCCDWNVCNAESPSNSSLAVFASTKPNSSSSLRTSKIMCLLNLLLIFMCRT, from the exons ATGCTTAACAGATGTCTGTGTGTGATATTATTGGGTTTGTTAACCCTATTGATGTCATCTGCTGCCCCTAGCAAGGACATGACACTGCTCTCATATGATGATA gTACACCATTTCCAAACGCACTGAAATGTTTCACGTGTGATAATAAATCCAGCAATCATGAATGTAATAGTAAAGCGTATGACATGTTCTGTCCTAGAG GTACTAAATTTTGTCACTCCTCTCATCACGTTGACGAAGCGACGGGGAGCGTAACGATCACCAAAAAGTGTGATATTGGAGGGGAGTGTTCACCGAATAGTGTGGGCTGTGTTGATACAGGCATCCCAGGCGTCAAA cGCTGTGTTTCATGTTGTGATTGGAATGTGTGTAATGCTGAATCACCGTCAAATAGTAGTTTAGCAGTATTTGCATCAACTAAACCAAATAGTTCTTCCTCATTAAGGACTTCCAAAATTATGTgccttttaaatttattattaatttttatgtgCAGGACATGA